In Candidatus Devosia phytovorans, the DNA window GGCCAAGCTGCGCGGCGCCGACCTGCGTTACAATCTCGAGATCTCGCTCGAAGAGAGCTTTGAGGGCCGCACCGTCGAGATCGACGTGCCGACCCTCGTCGGCTGCACGACCTGCGATGGCTCGGGCGCCAAGCCGGGGACCGGCACCCATACCTGCCGCCAGTGCAATGGCCATGGCAAGGTGCGTGCGGCCCAGGGCTTTTTCACCATCGAACGGACCTGCCCGGTCTGCCAGGGCCGTGGCCAGATGATGGACCAGCCCTGCACCGACTGTGCGGGCCAGGGCCGTCGCCAGGAAAACCGCAAGCTCTCGGTTGATATTCCCAAGGGTATCGAAGACGGCACGCGCATTCGCCTGGCCAATGAGGGCGAAGCAGGCCTGCGCGGTGGACCGCCAGGCGATCTTTATATTTTCATCTCCATCCGCCCGCATGACCTGTTCCAGCGCGATGGCGCGGACCTTTACGCCCGCGTGCCGATCGCCATGACGACTGCAGCGCTGGGTGGCGAATTCGAAGTGCCGACGCTCGATGCGGCGCGGGCCAAGGTCAAGGTTTCGGCCGGCACGCAGCCGGGTCAGCGCGTTCGCCTCAAGGGCAAGGGCATGCCGGTGCTGCGATCCAAGGATATCGGCGACCTCTATGTGCAGCTCGATATCGAGACGCCGCAAAATCTCAGCCGCCGTCAGCGCGAGTTGCTGGAAGAGTTTGCCCAGCTCGAGACGGAAGAAAACAGCCCGACCTCGGGCGGGTTCTTCTCCAAGCTGAAAAAGATGTTTGATGCCTGATATGAAAATCCCCGCTGACGCGGGGATTTTTGTTTTCAGGGGAGCGACAGTTCGCTCCCGGTCAGCTCGCTGGAGAGGTCCGTCAGGGCCTGTCGTGCGGCCGCCTCGACATCGGCCAGAGCCGTGCCATAGGGCACTTCCAGTCCGAGGCGCTTGGCCGGATCGTCCGACCAGGCAAAGGAGACATAGCTCTTTCTGGCCTGCAGATCGTGGCTGAGATGGGTCACGACAAGCTTGGACGTCATCTGACTCTCCTATTCCGTCGGCATCTGGCTCATGTCCATCCAGACATATTCCCACGTATGCCCGTCGATGTCTGCCACGGCGCGGGAATACATGAAGCCATAATCCATGGCATCGCGGGTCTCGGTGCCGCCCGCCTTGATGCCGGCGTCGGCGATAGCGTCGACCGCCTCGCGGCTGTCACGCGACAGGGCATAGAGCGCACCGGTCTGGCTCCTGGCGTCCGGGATGGGCTTGGACGAGAATTGCGCGAATTTTTCATGCGTCAGCACCATCACATAGATGGTGTCGCTGATGATGATGCAGGCCGCCGTATCGTCGGTGAACTGCGGATTGTGGTCAAAGCCCTGCGCCTTGTAATAGGCCATGGAGGCCTTGAGGTCAGCGACCGGCACATTGACGAAGATCATGGTCGACATGGTTCTCTCTCCCGAAAGCAAGTTGTCCTGAGCTAAAGAAATTGATCGCAAAAGGTCAATCCTATTGCCTCAACGAGCGAGGTAAGCCACTTTCGACAGACTGCGCGTGGAGATTGCATGAAAACGGCCCTGACGCTTTCCGGCTCGATCCGCCAGGGGTCGTTCAACCAGCTGTTGCAGGCCCATGTCGGCCGCAAGCTTGAAGCTGCCGGCGTCAGCGTCAATGCGATCAGCCTTGCCGACTTTCCCATGCCGATCTTCAACGAGGATCTGGAAGCGGACAATGTCCCGCAGGCGGCGGCAGAACTCGCCGAGCTGTGGCGCAGCCATGACATCATCTTCATCGCCAGCCCGGAATATAACGGCGGCACGCCGCCCCTGTTGATCAACACGATCACCTGGCTCAGCCGGCAGAGGCCCGGCGTTTTTCGCCATGCCGTCTTTGGCATCGGCGGGGTGAGCTCGGGCAAATATGGCACGATCTTCTCCTTGAGCCATCTGCGCGATTCCCTCTCCAAGGTCGGTGCGCTGGTGGTGCCGACGCTGCTCGGCATCGGGCCGGCGGAAGAGGCGCTGGATGCGCAAGGCAATCCCACCGAGCCGGCGATCATTCGCAAGGTCGATGCGATCGTGCACGAACTCACCCATTTCAGCCGAGGATGACCGGATATGCGGGCACTTTATATCACTCACCCGCAAGTCCAGATGGATCCTCATATTCCCGTGCCACTCTGGGGGCTGTCAGCCGTCGGGCGAGCGCGGGCGGAGGCCTTTGCCCGCTCGGGCGTGGTACCGCGCGGGGCGATGGTGTTTTCGAGCCGCGAGCGCAAGGCGCTGGAACTGGCCGAGCTGATCGCGGCCCAGGCCGGCACGCCGGTCTTTGCCGATCACCTGATGGGCGAGAATGATCGCAGCTCCACCGGGTTTTTGCCGCCGGAATTGTTCGAGGCCCACGCCGACCGGTTCTTTGCCGAACCCGAGGTCAGTGCCGATGGCTGGGAAAAGGCTGCCGATGCGCAACGCCGCATCGTTTCGACCGTCACCACCGCCATGGCCAGCGTGCCGCGCGGCACGGCGGCGATCTTTTGCGGTCATGGCGCGGTGGGTACCCTGCTCAAGTGCCATGTGGCGGGGCGTGTGATCTCCCGCGCTGAAGACCAGACCCGCACCGGCGGCACCGGCGGCGGCAATTGTTTCACCTTTGACCTCGTGGCCCAGGAGCTGGGTTGCGAATGGACGCGATTGGAAGATTTCGCCTTCGACTGGTTCGGTGCGGTTGCGACTGCGGACGAAATGATCTAGTCCCGAGACAACATCGACATCGGAGGAAGACTCATGGCTGGCCAATTGATCGTGGGCCTCGACGTTTCGTCGCGCGCCCGCGCCGAGGAAATCGTGTCGCTGCTGGGTGACAGCGTCAATTTCTACAAGATCGGCTATCAATGCTTTTATGGCGCAGACGGCTTTGCCCTGGGCAAGGCGCTGATCGCTGCCGGCAAGCAGGTGTTCTTTGACCTCAAGCTCCTCGATATCGACAATACGGTCGAAAAGGGCGTCGCTGCCTTCGCCGAGACTGGCGCGAAAATGCTGACCGTCCATGCCTATCCCAAGACCATGCGTGCCGCTGCGAAGGCCAGCGCGGGCTCGGGTCTCTGCGTGCTGGGCGTCACCGTCCTCACCTCGATGGACGATGCCGATGTCAAGGAAGCGGGCTATGAGCGCGATGCGGCGGGCCTCGTGGCGCTGCGAGCACAGCAGGCACGCGATGCCGGCATTGGCGGTCTCGTCAGTTCTCCCCATGAGGCAGAAATGGTGCGCACGATCGTCGGGCCAAAGCTCGCCATCGTCACTCCCGGCATTCGCCCCACGGGCAGCGCTGCAGGCGACCAGAAGCGCATCATGGGCCCTGGCGAGGCACTGGCTGCCGGCGCGACGCATCTTGTGGTTGCCCGCCCGATCATCGAGGCACCCGACCCCGCCGCCGCCGCCAAGGCGATCCTGGCCGAAATGAACAGCGGGACACGCCTGGCATGAGCAAATTCTCCGCCTGTATCGACATGCTTTTCGTTCCGGAAACCGATGATCCCGCGGCGCGCATCCATCTGGCCAGGACGGCAGGCATGGATGCAGTTGAATTCTGGCTCTGGTCCAACAAGGATCTCGACGCCATCGAAAAGGCGCTGAACGAAACCGGGCTCAAGCTGGCCGGTATCGTTGCCGAGCCTTTTGCCGATCTGACGCGCGCCAGCGACCATGGCCGATTTCTCGCCGGGCTTGAAAAGAGCCGCGATGTCGCGCTGCGGCTCGGCGCCGAAGTGTTGATCTGTCAGTCCGGGCCGCTGCTGGCCGACGTTGACCGGCAGAAACAGCACGACGACTTGCGAAGCGCCATGTTGCGTTCAGCCGATGTGCTCAAAGGGTCGGGGGTGCGGCTCGGGCTCGAACCGCTCAATGATCGCGTCGACCATCCCGGCTATTATCTCACGAGCACGATCGAAGCGCTGGAGATCGTCGATCAGGTCGATCGCCCCGAAATTGGCATCACCTTCGATCTCTACCATGCCATGGTCATGGGCGAGGACCCGATCTCGGAAATCGAGAAGCATGTCCACCGCGTCGCGCATGTGCATATCGCCGATCATCCTGGCCGCAACCAGCCGGGCAGCGGCAGGCTCAATCTGAAGCCAGCGATAAAATGGCTTGAGGCCAATGGCTATGACGGCTTCATCGGCCTCGAGTTTCGTCCGACAGGCGGCACCATGGATGCGCTTGAGATGATGCGAAAGAGCCTGGGACTTTAGCCCGCAAGGCCATGCTGGCGGCTGAGATCCTGCAGATCCAGCTGCGGGCGGGCGCCGATGTGGGAAATCACCTCGCTTGCCGCCAGACACCCGGTCTTGAGAGAGGCTTCCAGCGTCTGGCCGCGGGCCATGCCAAGCAGGAAGCCGGCGGCGAAGAGGTCGCCGGCGCCAGTGGCATCGACGACCTTGTCGATGGGAAAGGCGGGGACGGAGGTCACCTCGCCATTGTAAATGACCATGGCGCCATCGGCGCCCATGGTGATGGCGGCCAGTTCGGTGTCCTTGGCCACTTGGCGCACGGCTTCGCCGAGGTCTTCGGTCTCGTAGAGCGATTTCAGCTCATGCACATTGGCAAAGACGTAATCGATGGTCTTTGAGCGCATCAGGTCGAGGAATTCGGCGCGGTAGCGGTCGACGCAGAAGGGGTCGCTGAGGGTGAAGGCGGCGGCGCGCTCGTTCTTGTGGGCGTAGTGGGCAGCCAGGACGAAGGCCTTCTTGGCTTCCACGGGATCCCAGAGGAAGCCTTCCATATAGGTGATGGCGGCAGAGCCGATCTCGTCGGGCTTGATGTCCTGCTCGGTCAATTGTTGGCAGGCGCCCAGATAGGTGTTCATGGTGCGCTCGCCGTCGTCCGAGACATAGATCATGCAGCGGGCGGTGAGGGCGCCGTTCTTGAGGCGGGACGTGGTGTAATGCACGCCGATGTCGTTGAAATCGGCCTCGAAGACATCGCCCAGCGGATCATCGGCAACCTTGCCAACAAAAGCGGCGCGACCGCCGAGCGAAGCAACGCCCGCGGCGGTATTGGCGGCGCTGCCACCGGAAATCTGCTGCCGCTCCAACGGCATGCGGCCATAGAGATATTCGGCCCGATCGGTATCGATCAGATGCATGATGCCCTTATTCATGCCTTCCGCCTGTATGAAGCCCTCGGGAGCCGGTGCGATGATATCGACAATCGCATTGCCAATGGTGAGGACGTCGAAGCGGGTCTGGGTCATGAAGGGGTTCCAGCACGGAAGAGGGCGGAAGCCGGTTTAGAGGAAGCAGACGCGATGGGCAAGTTTGGGGTCAGTGCGCCCTAAGGATCGTGGCGATCAGCGAATCCACATCCTCGCCCTCGCGCATGGCGATCTGGCCTTCGAGCAGCAGGGTTGCCAGCCCGTGGACGCGTGACCAGGCCGATAGGGCCGCAATTCGCCCGTCGGTGGTGTCGCCACCACTGACCTGGCGGAGCGTGGCAAAGGCCGCATCGGCGGCCATGCGCAGGCCGGGCCGGTTGTTGCGGCGCAGTTGCGCGGAGAACATCAGGCGAAAGAGGGCGGCATTGTCGAGGGCAAAGCGGACATAGGTACGACCCATGGCCGAAAGCAGGTCAGGCGGATTGTGCGTCGCCACCTCCTCCAAGGCACGGGTGAAGCGCTGGAATCCGGTGACGGCCAAGGCTTCGAGCAGCGCCGCGCGCGAATCGAAATGGCGATAGGGGGCGGCAGGAGATACGCCGACCGCACGGGCCAGATCGCGCAGACCCAGACCCGCCTCCCCCTCTGCCTCGATGATGACCAGAGCGGCCTCAAGCAGGGCATGGCGCAGATTGCCGTGGTGATAGGGGGCGTTTGTGGCAGATGTTGACATTGATTACTTTACGCTCGATATATGTAAGCATCGATAACATGGCATGTTGAGGATGCGCAAATGGATATCGACCTTATCCTGGCCTCTGCCCATCATCTGGCGGTTTTTGCCTTGGTGGCGCTGTTTGCCGCCGAGTTTGCATTGTTCCGCCCGGGACTGTCCGGCCAGCGCATCGGACAGCTGGCCAAGATTGATGCCGCCTATGGCGGCGTGGCGGGCCTCGTCATCATCGTCGGCATTGTGCGCGTCATTTTCGGCGCGGTGGGCTGGGAGTATTATGTTTCCAACCACGCCTTCTGGGGCAAGATGGCGGCGTTTGTCGTCATGGGCCTGCTCACCATCCAGCCGACGATCGCCATCCGCAAATGGCTCAGGGCATCGGCAGGGCAGGAGAATTATGCAGTGCCAGCGGCGGAAATCGCCATCAGCCGACGCTTCGTGCATCTGCAGGCCTTCTGCCTGTTGCTGATACCCGTGTTCGCCGCGGCCATGGCGCGGGGCTATGGCAGCTAGGCTGCGTGTTTTGGCAGCGGCTTGTTGGGGAAGGGCGTCTTCGGCTCGAAGCGGCACCATTTTGCAATCTCGCAGCGCCAGCACTCCGGCTTGCGGGCCTTGCAGACATAACGGCCGTGCAGGATCAGCCAGTGGTGGGCGTGCAGCATATATTGCTCGGGGATGACCTTGAGGAGGGTCAGTTCCACCGCCAAGGGCGTCTTGCCGGGCGCCAGGCCCGTGCGATTGCTGACGCGGAACAGGTGGGTATCCACCGCGATGGCCGGCTGCTTGAAGAAGATGTTGAGCACGACATTGGCGGTCTTGCGGCCCACGCCGGGCAAGGCTTCCAGACTCTCGCGATCATCGGGGACTTCGCCATGATGCTTGTCGATCAGGATCTGGCTCAGCGCAAAGACATTCCTGGCCTTGCCGCGATAGAGGCCGATGGTGCGCACCAGTTCGGTGATGCGCTCGACGCCCAGTGCCACCATCTCCTGAGGCGTGGTCGCCAAGGCGAAGAGATGTTTGGTCGCCTTGTTGACGCCGACGTCGGTGGCCTGGGCGGACAGAACCACCGCCACCAGGAGCGTGAAGGCGTTGGAATAGTCCAGTTCGCCTTTGGGTTCGGGCTCTATTTCATGGAAGCGGTGGAAGATGGCTTCGACATGGGCCTTGGGCAAGGTCTTCACTTTTTTGGCTGGGGCCATTCTCTCACCCGTGATTCTGAGCCTATAGTCTCTATCAGAGAGATCGCCATGCCGATGCAAGCCACAAGAACAGTGCCGCTGTTTTCCGCAGCGCTCCGACCGGACCGGTCGCCCAAGATCATGGGCGGCTGGGTGTCGCTTGGCGTCGCCACCGTGCTGGCTACGCCGCTGGCCGTGATCGTTCCCGAAGCCCTGATCCCGATTGCCGTGGCCTTTGTCGGCGGCGTCACCGCCATGAGCTGGCTGACCTGGCACCAGTCGCGCCAGCGCAAGGTGACGCAGCAGCTCACGCTCTGGACCGACCAGCTCGAGATTGTCACCCGTAGCGGCAAGGGCGAACGGCTGCTCAAGCGATTCGATCCGCGCACGGTGCGCCTGGTGCTGCATCGCGACGATTACGAAAAGGTCGTTGCCATGACCCTGCGCCATGGCGAGGAGGCTTTCGAAATCGGCACCTTCCTCAGCGCCGAGGACAAGTCCAGTTTTGCCAAGGCCTTTGGCACGGCCCTGCGCCGGGCGCGCCACAGCTAGGCTTGCCGGTCAAAACCGGGTCGCAAGCTTGCCCGCCAACACCTACACAGAGGCCTCAAGCAGACGCATTGGGTGTTGCCATGAACCAGATGACCAGTATCAGCCCGGCCGAGGACTACGACACGATCCAGGCGGCCATCCGCTATCTCAGCGAGAACGGGCCGGAAGTAGCCGACCTTGGTCGGTTTTCGCGCGCCTTGGGCCTGAGCGAGCGGCAGCTGACGGACCTGTTCCGCCGCTGGTGTGGCCTCTCGCCCAAGAGCTTTGCCCAGGCCGTGGCGCTGGACCATGCCAAGACCCTCCTGCGCGCTAAGGAGAGCGTGCTTGATACGACCTATGAGGTGGGCCTCAGCTCGACCTCGCGGCTGCATGATCTGTTCGTAGCCTATGAAGCCATGCCACCCGGTATTTTTCGGGCCGGAGGCGCCGGGCTCGACATGGTCTGGGGCGTGGGGCCTTCGCCCTTCGGCACGGCCGTGGTGACGGCGACCGACTATGGCCTCTCGGGCCTCGGCTTTGCCGACGAGAATACGTCTATCCAGGCCGCGTTCGAGGATCTCGCCAATCGCTGGCCTAATGCCCGCTTCACCCGTGACGACACCCGCGTTGCGCCGATGATCGCCCAGGCTTTCGATCCGGCCCGCTGGTCTCCTGAGCATCCGGTGCGGGTCGTGCTGATCGGCACGGATTTCGAAGTGTCGGTCTGGGAGACGCTGCTGAAGATTCCGGTGGGCAAGGCCACGACCTATCAGAACGTTGCCAGCAAGATCGGCCGCCCGAAAGCTTCACGCGCCGTCGGCGCCGCCGTCGGCAAGAACCCGATTTCCTTCGTCGTGCCCTGTCACCGTGTAGTCGGCACATCCGGTGCGCTCACCGGCTACCACTGGGGCGTGCCACGCAAGCGGGCGATCCTGGGCTGGGAAGCCGGGGTAATCTCGGCAGCGCATTGAGGGGATGCCTTACCCTTCGGCCTGGCTCGGCGTTTCACGTGAATCCTCGGGCAGGTCGACGAGGCGACAGCAGTCCGCATCGAATATGAAGGTCGCCTGGGGATGCATGAAACTGGGCACATTGCGCGACCACCAGCGCGCCGACTGCGGCGAGACCTCGGCAAGGATGCGTATCGCTTCAGCCGACGGCACGACATAGCCGGTGTAGGTTCCTGCCGGATAGGGCCGGCGCAGCAGCCAGCGCAACCAGGTCTGCAGGCCTCTGGTTTCCGAGAGTACCGAATAGCCTTCCGTGGCGACTGCGTCCTGTGGATGCCCAGGATCGAGCGGCAGGATCAGGCCGATCCATGCCTGCCGCACCTTGAGCGGCGCATCGCCGAGCGGCATCGACGTGATTTCAATGCCGCGCAGACGATGCTCGCCCATCCGTCCCTCCCGCTCAGATCTCGACGCGCTCGCCGAGCTTGCCGCTGGCGTCGATCTTGTAGACCGTGGGCTGGCCGGTGGCGATTTCTCGCTTGAGGATCTGCTCGGGGGTCAGGTTCTCGATGGCCATGACCATGGCGCGGAGCGAATTCCCGTGTGCGGCGATGAGGACGGTTTTTCCGGCCTTCAACTTGGGCAGGATTTCTGCTTCGTAGTAGGGCAGGGTGCGGGCCGCGGTGTCCTTGAGCGATTCGCCACCGGGAGGCGGTACGTCATAGCTGCGGCGCCAGATCAGAACCTGTTCCTCGCCCCATTTGGCGCGGGCGTCGTCCTTGTTGAGACCCGACAGGTCGCCGTAGTCGCGTTCGTTGAGCGCGACATTGCGGACGATGGTGACGTTGAGAATGCCCATCTCCTCGAGGATCAGATCGAGCGTGTGCTGGGCGCGACGCAGAGCGGAAGTGTAGAACAGGTCCGGGGCAATGCCATGGGCCTTGAGCGCCTGACCGGTCGCTCGCGCTTCGCCAATACCCTGTTCGGTCAGGTTCGGATTGCGCCAGCCGGTAAAGAGGTTTTCGAGGTTCCACTCGCTCTGGCCGTGGCGGACGAGGATCAGGGTGCCGGTCATCATTGGTCTCCGAAGGTGAAGTGGGAACCGACACCCATGGCGTCGGCAATACGGGAAAAGTCGGCTTGGGTCGCCTTGAACAGCGATTTGCGGAAGTACATGCCCCAGTGGCTCTGGTCGGTGACGAAATCGAGCTGGGGCAGCAGGAGATAGATGTCGGCGTCCTGCGCATCGAGATAATGCGCGCGGCGGCTCCAGGCTTCAACGCCAGCGCCCATCACCGGGCTGGGTTCGGGCTCACCCTCGGCGACCACACCGATGGCCGTGAAACGGCGGACCGCTTCCTTGCCGCCAAGCGTTTCGGTGGGAGAATAGTAGGCGAAGGCATCGCCCGGCTGCAGTTGTTTCACGGCACTATGCTTGCCATGGGCAAACATGACGAAGCCTTGTTCGCGGCCCACGCGGACATGGGCCGCTGCCGCAACGCCGATCCAGCAGGTCGGTGCGGCCATGACGATCAGAGCCCCAGGACGTCGGTCATGGCGTAGAGGCCCGGCTTCTGACCGGCAGCCCAGAGCGCCGCGCGGGCGGCGCCATTGGCATAGATGGTGCGATCCTGGGCACGGTGGTTGAGCTCGATGCGCTCGCCTTGGCCGGCGAGGATCACCAGATGGTCGCCGATGACATTGCCGCCGCGCAGGGTAGCAAAGCCAATGGTGCCCGCCTCGCGGGGACCGGTATGACCATCGCGCACGCGCACCGAGTGGTCCTTGAGCGAAATGTCCCGGCCCTTTGCGGCCGCATCACCCAGAAGCAGCGCCGTGCCCGAGGGGGCATCGACCTTCTTGTTGTGGTGCATTTCGAGGATTTCAATGTCGTAGTCGGCCAAGGCAGCGGCGGCCTTTTCGACCAGGTTGGCGAGGACCACCATGCCCATGGAGAAATTGCCCGACTTGACGATCCTGGCACCGGCCTTGCCAGCTGCGGCAATCGCGCCGTCGTCCGCTTCGGAGCAACCGGTGGTACCGATGATATGGACGAGGCCCAGTTGGGCCGCTTTCTGCGCCAGGGCCACGCTGGCGGCGGGGGCGGTGAAGTCGATGATGGCATCGGCACCGACAAGGGCTGCGTCGATATCGTCGGAAATGGCAACGCCCAGTTCGGCGAGGCCGGCATGCAGGCCCGCATCGCGACCAATGGCCGGGCCGCCGGCGCGGTCAACGGCGGCATGGAGCGTGAGGCCCGGTGTCGCGGCAATGGCTGCGATATTGGCGACCCCCATGCGTCCGCCTGCGCCCGCCACAACCACCTTCACGTCAGCCATCACACCACTCCCGATTGGCTGGTCTCATAAATCATTTCGACGCGCTTTCGAACCTCAAAAGTGGAGCCACTGTTTCGGAAAGCGCTTTGTCAGCGCGCTGCGCCAGTGCCAAGACTTGCGCCCCATTGCTGTCATCATGCTAGGATTCAAAATCGCAGGCAAAGCAGGGGACTGAATTGACCATCACCAACGCGCTGGCCGGTATCGCGGTGGACGACATCAATGAGGCTCTGGAATTCTACGAAGTGCTGTTTGGCCGGATGGCCGATGCGCGGCCGATCAATGACGTCGCCGAATGGAAATTGCCGGGTGGCGGCTGGGTGCATGTACATGCCGATGCGGACCGGGCCGGCGCGTCGAGCCTGACGCTGATCGTCGATGACTTGGCCGAAGAGCTCGGGCGGTTAGGGCTGCATGGTCTTAACCCGGTCTCCAAAGCCATGGGCGACTTTTTCAAGACGGCGAAATTCCGCGATCCGGATGGCAACCAGATCGTCTTCAGCCAGCCGCAGCCGGGCACATATTAAACGCGCCGCAGCCGCACTTCCTCGATGAGATGGCTCTGGCCCTTCTTGAGGATCAGATCGGCACGGCCCCGCGTCGGCAGCACGTTTTCGAGCAGATTGGGCAGGTTGACCCGGCGCCAGACCTGGCGGCCGTAGTCGCCGGCTTCGTCCTGGCTCATTTCGGCAAAGCGGCGGAAGAAGGAGGTCGGGTCCTTGAAGGCGGTTTCGCGCAGACGGAAGAAGCGCTCCATGTACCAGGATTCAAGGTCGTCATTGTCGGCGTCGATATAGATCGAGAAGTCGATGAAATCGGAAGCAAAGAGAATGGGCTTGCCATCCCTGGGCAATTCGCCGGGCTGGAGAATGTTGAGCCCCTCGACGATCAGGATGTCGGGCCGGTCCACGATGATCTCGCTGCCGGGCACGACGTCATAGACCAGATGCGAATAGACCGGCACCTGCATCTCGCCCTTGCCCGATTTGACGTCGGACAGGAACTGCACGAAACGCGCGCGGTCGTAGCTTTCGGGAAAACCCTTGCGGTTCATGATGCCCCGGGCTTCGAGCACCGCATTGGGATGCAGGTAGCCGTCTGTGGTGACGAGATCGACCTTGGGGCTCGACGGCCAGCGCTGCAGCAGGGCCTGGAGGATTCGCGCCGTGGTCGATTTGCCCACCGCAACCGATCCGGCGACGCCGATGATGAAGGGGACTTTCTGATCGGGTGTTTCGAGGAAGCGCGTCGAGACATTGTGCAGGCCCTGGATGGCTTCCACGTAAAAAGACAGCAGGCGCGTCAGGGGCAGATAGACCTCTTCGGCCTCTTCGAGCGAGATCGGATCGCTGAGGGTGCGCAGGCGCGCAATGTCCTCACGCGTCAGCGTCATCGGCTCGTCGGCGCGCAGGGCGCTCCACTGGGTCTTGGTGAAATGGTGATAGGGCGCAGGCAGGGGCGAACGCTTGGCCATTACTGGTGGTCTTTCCGGGAGGCTTTTTCGGCAAGGCCCGATTGGGCCGTGCGGGCGTCGAGTTCGGCCATGACTTCCGCCAGCGGCAGGTCGGCGGCCTTGAGCACGACCAGCAGGTGGTAGAGCAGGTCGGCGCTTTCCTTGACCAGTTCGGCGCGATTGCCGGTCACCGCAGCGATCACCGCTTCGGTGGCTTCCTCGCCGAGTTTCTGGGCGCATTTCTCCATGCCGCGGGCAATCAGTTTTGCCGTGTAGCTTTCATCGGGCGAGGCCGCGGCGCGGCTGGCGATACGGGTTTCGAGCGTTTCAAGATTCATCTGCACGCACTCCGGGTGCTTCAAACAGTCAGGCGCTAAAGAAGGCCATCAAGACGCACGGCAACACCATGCTCGCGCATATAGGCCTTGGCCTGCGGAATGGTGAAGGTGCCGAAATGGAAGATGGAGGCGGCGAGCACCGCACTGGCATGGCCTTCCTTCACACCATCGACCAGGTCCTGCAACGTGCCCACACCGCCCGAGGCGATGACCGGCACTTCCACTTCGTCGGCAATGGCGCGGGTCAGCTTGAGATCAAAGCCCGACTTGGTGCCGTCGCGATCCATGGAGGTCACCAGCAATTCGCCAGCGCCGCGCTCGACCATGCGGGCTGCAAATTCCACCGCGTCGAGGCCCGTCGGCTTGCGCCCGCCATGGGTGAAGATTTCCCATTCGCTGCGATTATCGCCACCGACCTGCTCGGTGAGCCGCTGCTTGGCATCGACCGAGACGACGATGCATTGGTTGCCGAACTTGTCGGCAGCGCGGGCGATGAAATCGGGATCGCTGACGGCGGCCGAATTGATCGCCACCTTGTCGGCACCGGCCAGCAGGAGCTTGCGGATATCCTCGATCGAACGGACGCCACCGCCCACAGTCACCGGCATGAAGCAATGTTCGGCCGTGCGCGCCACGACGTCGAAAATCGTGTCGCGGCCTTCGTGGCTGGCGGTGATGTCGAGGAAGGTGAGTTCGTCGGCGCCGGCGGCGTCATAGGCCATGGCGGCTTCGACGGGGTCACCGGCATCGATCAGATCGACGAATTGCACGCCCTTGACCACACGGCCACCGGCCACGTCCAGACAGGGGATGAGGCGGGTTTTCAGGGTCATGCCGCAGCTTTCAGAAGCGCCAATGCTTCACGTGAATCAATCCGCCCGTCGTAAAGCGCCCGGCCCGAGATGGCGCCTTCGAGCACTTTGGCGTCGGGCTGGGTCAGGCGGGTGATATCCGCCATTGAAGCCAGGCCACCCGAGGCGATGACAGGAATGGAGGTGGCGTGGGCCAGCTCCAGGGTCGAATCCCAGTTGATGCCGGCCAGCACGCCATCGCGGTCGATGTCGGTATAGATGATGGC includes these proteins:
- a CDS encoding DUF2214 family protein, which translates into the protein MDIDLILASAHHLAVFALVALFAAEFALFRPGLSGQRIGQLAKIDAAYGGVAGLVIIVGIVRVIFGAVGWEYYVSNHAFWGKMAAFVVMGLLTIQPTIAIRKWLRASAGQENYAVPAAEIAISRRFVHLQAFCLLLIPVFAAAMARGYGS
- the nth gene encoding endonuclease III, producing MAPAKKVKTLPKAHVEAIFHRFHEIEPEPKGELDYSNAFTLLVAVVLSAQATDVGVNKATKHLFALATTPQEMVALGVERITELVRTIGLYRGKARNVFALSQILIDKHHGEVPDDRESLEALPGVGRKTANVVLNIFFKQPAIAVDTHLFRVSNRTGLAPGKTPLAVELTLLKVIPEQYMLHAHHWLILHGRYVCKARKPECWRCEIAKWCRFEPKTPFPNKPLPKHAA
- a CDS encoding DUF2244 domain-containing protein, which gives rise to MPMQATRTVPLFSAALRPDRSPKIMGGWVSLGVATVLATPLAVIVPEALIPIAVAFVGGVTAMSWLTWHQSRQRKVTQQLTLWTDQLEIVTRSGKGERLLKRFDPRTVRLVLHRDDYEKVVAMTLRHGEEAFEIGTFLSAEDKSSFAKAFGTALRRARHS
- a CDS encoding bifunctional helix-turn-helix domain-containing protein/methylated-DNA--[protein]-cysteine S-methyltransferase yields the protein MNQMTSISPAEDYDTIQAAIRYLSENGPEVADLGRFSRALGLSERQLTDLFRRWCGLSPKSFAQAVALDHAKTLLRAKESVLDTTYEVGLSSTSRLHDLFVAYEAMPPGIFRAGGAGLDMVWGVGPSPFGTAVVTATDYGLSGLGFADENTSIQAAFEDLANRWPNARFTRDDTRVAPMIAQAFDPARWSPEHPVRVVLIGTDFEVSVWETLLKIPVGKATTYQNVASKIGRPKASRAVGAAVGKNPISFVVPCHRVVGTSGALTGYHWGVPRKRAILGWEAGVISAAH
- a CDS encoding 2,3-bisphosphoglycerate-dependent phosphoglycerate mutase, whose product is MTGTLILVRHGQSEWNLENLFTGWRNPNLTEQGIGEARATGQALKAHGIAPDLFYTSALRRAQHTLDLILEEMGILNVTIVRNVALNERDYGDLSGLNKDDARAKWGEEQVLIWRRSYDVPPPGGESLKDTAARTLPYYEAEILPKLKAGKTVLIAAHGNSLRAMVMAIENLTPEQILKREIATGQPTVYKIDASGKLGERVEI
- a CDS encoding EVE domain-containing protein is translated as MAAPTCWIGVAAAAHVRVGREQGFVMFAHGKHSAVKQLQPGDAFAYYSPTETLGGKEAVRRFTAIGVVAEGEPEPSPVMGAGVEAWSRRAHYLDAQDADIYLLLPQLDFVTDQSHWGMYFRKSLFKATQADFSRIADAMGVGSHFTFGDQ
- the dapB gene encoding 4-hydroxy-tetrahydrodipicolinate reductase, producing the protein MADVKVVVAGAGGRMGVANIAAIAATPGLTLHAAVDRAGGPAIGRDAGLHAGLAELGVAISDDIDAALVGADAIIDFTAPAASVALAQKAAQLGLVHIIGTTGCSEADDGAIAAAGKAGARIVKSGNFSMGMVVLANLVEKAAAALADYDIEILEMHHNKKVDAPSGTALLLGDAAAKGRDISLKDHSVRVRDGHTGPREAGTIGFATLRGGNVIGDHLVILAGQGERIELNHRAQDRTIYANGAARAALWAAGQKPGLYAMTDVLGL
- a CDS encoding VOC family protein, with amino-acid sequence MTITNALAGIAVDDINEALEFYEVLFGRMADARPINDVAEWKLPGGGWVHVHADADRAGASSLTLIVDDLAEELGRLGLHGLNPVSKAMGDFFKTAKFRDPDGNQIVFSQPQPGTY